The stretch of DNA TGTTTGCTTTCGGTCtaaaagtgtaaacaaacgTGACCATTTATCTCCATTTCCTCATACGGTTTCGAGGGGGAAACACTTACCATCGACCAGCTCGTCGTAAAAGCCATTGAAAACGTTCACGCTTGCTTGGCTTCTGGAGGCTAGCAGCCGGTTGATACGCGCCACTATCATAGATTCACTTGCCGCAACCGATGTGGCACCATAGTTGACGATCGAGTTCGGTTTGTGTTTGATGAGCCGGGTCACTTCTTTTAACACATCGTCTACAACAAATATAGGAACAACAAACGCGTTgatgaaaacgaaacaaaaaaacaaaccagctGCCAACAAGACGCTCCCCGATGGGTTTGATATTTGTGTGTGGTCGAAAGTGGAGGCTTGGGGTTTTGCGCGATGCACGAAATCACTTACTTGAACGGTCTCCGGCGAGATTCTGGCACAGCTGCTTGAGGAGTTCGTAAATGACCGGAAAGTTGGGCTGTTGATTTCGGTTCATTTTTGTATTGATCGCCTAATCGGGGGCGACTCGCTGCACTACGCCGTTTTTCCTGTACAGTGGTATCGATGTCAGAAATGGCGGGATGCTCAAAGTGACGTTTGTTGTTACGAATGTTATGCAAAAATTTTGTATTTCATATAACATCATATGTTTTGCTATAATTTACGATCTCTTAAatgataaattaaatattgcatttattttaaaatttaaaatgtttctaTTCTTCTGTAGCGGTTTAAATTAATGACCAGTGCCCCAAACCACTTGAGCAACTCTGTTGGTAAATCAATGACAGagctttgttttgaatttgcaATCACGCAATCATTCCTCGCATTTTCCTCGAGTTCAAAGAAATGTGCCACACGGTTCAAGACAAATTGTTAAATTTCTAAAAACACACAGCCATCAACTGAATAACCTGTTTCTGTGCCATGAACTTGAAGGACTTTGCTGTGCCGAACGTTAGTGGAGCTTGGTTTCATCAATTCGTTGCAGTACTGATTTCATGTTTTCTCCTGTTCCAGTGCCCACCGAGTGTTTACTATGTTCCCGATTTCATTACAAAGGAGGAAGAATGTTCCATCATGCAAGCGATCGACAAAACTCCAAAGCCCCGCTGGACACAGCTATCAAATCGACGGTTGATTAATTACGGTGGAGTGCCTCATCCGAAGGGGATGATAGCCGAAGACATACCGGCCTGGTTGACCCGCTACATCGAGCGCGTCAATCAGCTGAATGTGTACGAGGACGGGATCAAGGCTAACCATGTGCTGATTAACGAATATCTGCCGGGACAAGGCATAATGCCCCATCTGGATGGGCCCCTGTTTTATCCTACCATACAACCATTTCCTGTGGGTCACACGCAGTGCTGGAGTACTATGACCAAACCGAGGACAGTGAGTCCCCTAGCAACGGACCATTAGTTCGCCACCATGTTGCGAACATCGTGCTGGAACCGCGTAGTTTGCTGATAGTAAAGGACGATATGTACCATAAGTACCTTCATGCTATAGCTGAGCTAGAGCAGGATGTGATCGACGATAAGGCAGCGAATCTGTCCATGCTAAACAGTGTTAGTGTAGGGGACGTTTTACAACGGACGAAACGGATATCCTTAACGATTCGGCATGTACCGAAAACAAGCAAAATGaaactaaaaatattttaggcAATGGAAGTTTGGCTAGACGGACCAAATCCTTGTTATGCTATCGGTTTGAaaagtgagagagcgagatgaatataataatttgatcaaaaaaatgttaaaatgagGATTTTTTGAAAGCATAAACAAAGGAATGTTGTTCTTTATGAAAttaatcaaatgaaaaaatcaGAAAATTCCAACTGAAATTGGCTCATTTAAACCAGCTGTCaaattgattcaattttccCCTTTTGTCAACTTGACAGCTTCCTCACGATGGTGTAACCTGGTCCATATTGACGTTCGCGAGAAAAAGAGACCACCTCTTTTGTCATCGCTTCTTTCCGTTGCGCCTTCCCTTTCGCAGGCTCGCTTCAGGTAAAGGAAATAGCTTGTAAATTGTATAATAATTTTGGGAAAGTGCATCAAAAGCAGCTTCAAGATTGaacaatcgttttttttctataatttcAGGCCGCAAACTTATTCgcaaacagtgagcagtgttTACCGGTAGAAGAGAACGCACGCCTGAAAGTGAGATTGGCTTTAGCGGTAGCGTAGTAGAGGGGATATATAACCTTTTCgcgtagaagaagaagaagcacatATTGGATGAATCTGTTGTGCTGTTATCTAAAATTTTGTTAAATGGCATTTTTAGTTCGAAGCAGCATCTGTTCGGTACGGTTTAGTCGCAACTACGCATCAATGTCGAAGAAAGTACGTATCccgggtggtttttttttttatcgtcctGTGCAGTGTACCGTCGCGTTGTTTCTAActttttcgtcttcttcaTCTCTCACCACGATCGTCGGGTTCGGCTGGATCTCACGCGTCGCCTTCCGCGTACGCTCGCCATAACCATCTTTCGGCGATGTGAATCGGCAATTCTGGCACTGCCGACGACGTCATACCTGCCTGGGTTTATCGTTGCCACGGTTGCCACCCACAACCTGCGACCGGATTCGACTGTGCGTGTTCTGGTGCTTGGTGCCCTCCCCCATTTGAAGCAGGGTCTGGTTTTGGGTGTTTACTCAATCGGACGGCAAGGATGAGGTGAAGTTTACCCCTTACGCCCAGAAGTACAACGAATCAACGCTGGAAAGTTGCTCGAGCAAATTAACATGTAAGTAAAGGGAAAGTGCGTCCGGTGgcgctttctttcttctttcacgAAATCCTATCCTATCGTTCTATGCTCCATTTCGGCTCactctgtctgtctgtcctGTAGTAGTGTACGCATCGTCATTCTTATCAAATTTATATGCTTTCGTTCGATCTTCACCAGACTCATTCCCATTAggcagtttttgtttgttctggtGCAACAATGAACACTGCTGTGACTCAATTCCCAGCCGTGCAATTTATCtcgaaaaaacgaaacagattTATAGTCCGTTGTGTGCTGCTGCCACGTTCAATTGAGTCTCCTGAGTacgggaagtggccggaaaGATATATGATCGTttagagtttttgttttattacgtTGCCATAAACCATAGAATCCATTTCTGTGGACGAGTAGTGTTACAAATTTTGCAACTGCTCCAACATTGCGCTACTTAAGGATGCTGTTTGATACCCGGTGCGCTGTGCCATATCTAATCTTGTCCAGCCTGCTTGCTTTGCTTTGGAGCATATGATAGGAAGAGTCCTTTCCGGATCATACATGAGTGTTCAACTTGAACAGGGGCATTAGATTGCAGCTACCTGCGCTTCAATCGTCATGGTAACTGACGACGGTTAGCAACAACTTGCTTGTCTTATTCATCCACGGATATACTCCATTGTGGGATTAGCAGCCAGCAAACATTCAGAACACAGCGACAGACCATTTAAACACACCATTTCGGAAGTGAAATCGTTTGTCGCGAATTTGATAAAGAGCAAACTCGTTGTCGTTGCATATCGATCCGCAAAAACCGTGGCTATATGCCGGGCCGGGGTCAAACCTAAAAATAGTCTGCTCTGTAACCCCACCCCCCACATTGTCACACAACGCCGCACTCCATCCGTGATTCCGTTTGTGGTGTTCGTTCGTTATCATCATATGCACCGTATCGTCGCCGTATTTGCAACACACTGACGAAAGCGCCGTGTGCtcactctgctgctgctgcattcacACGGACTGACTGCTCTGTTCGTCGGTACCAACATCAGCCAACAGCAGCtggtaatgtgtgtgtgttagtaaCGGCTGTACTAAAAGCAACGCTCTCTACCTTGATTGTCCGTTGTCCTTATGGTCCTTATGGTCGCTCTTGCTAATATCGAAAAGCCCGTTGGCAATTTCCGAAGAAGCTTTCAACCACCATTCAATCCGGTTGCCGCTTCCCGGATGCCCTGCGTTTCGCTTGCCGGTAACGATAGCCTGCTAGCTTTTGGGGGAAAAGTCACAGTTGAAGGACAGTTCGTGACTTGCTTGCGGGAAATTCGCAAAGAGTGACGAGAACAACAAAGTGccttttttcaatttcaaaccgAGGACAGCAGCAGGGACAGCTTGCCTTTTTGTATGGAATAGAGCAACCCGGTGTACCCGGTGTACTCTTCACACACTCTGGCACAGCGTTTAAAGCAGCAGTCACAGACCTACATTGCTCTCTATGCttcagggggaaaaaatattatgttgTTGCATTATTAAGCCCCCGGTGGTGGTACACATACATTATAAAGCACAATAAATACCACATCCATTCCACCACCATTGGGCTGCAGGTTCGCACCAATATCCGCGTACGAATCGATTTTATATCTGCATATAAAAACCCTTCAAAAACCGGCTCCCGATGCAGCAGAACAGATCATGGTGTGTGGTCGCATGTGCAACGGTTTCTCTTGAGAGCGATTTTTGGAAACAATTCAAACCATTTCGCATGGATTTCGGAGTTTGGAGGTCGACAAACATATGCTTTTACCGGTGGATAAAGGGGATTTATTGTAAATTCATGTATTATCTACTTGACCTCTTTTCGCACTTGCACTCCTAGAGAGAAACACGTTGATGCCTTGCCGGATTGCACCGGGTTGGCATATTGGGTTGTTTGTGGCTTATGGTTTAAGCAATAGAAGCCGCAAAGGATCATCAGATCCGTGTGCCAGGGACGAGGGTAGATCATCAACCTACCAATTGCCATTTACTTTTTTTGGCATGCGAATCTTGCGATTGCACCTGGTTGCCATCATTTATTCTATCAGGATACCGGGATTCTTGAACctggttccgttccgtttctaTCATGCCTGTTTAAATGTCTTGAATGTGTTTCTTTCCTGTCCTCTCTATTCCTACATCTCTAACGCTTTTCCACTCATCCATTACCTCTATCTTGATCGTATGATAATGAATATCAACTATGACTCCCGGGCTTTATACAAAaatccgaccgaccgaccgaagaAGCTTATCTCAAAGCCGTTGCCGTTCTGCCAATGGCCCAATTGAAGATGAATTTTAATAAGTTTAATAACTCTTAGCACTTGTCGTTATTTTCAGCTGAAAGTTGGAATGCAATCGCTGCAATTATTGTCCTTTTTCCATCGTTTAGAATAAGTTTCGAAGTATGATCTGAAATATTTATCTGCTTTTATGATATCTGGCAAATGAAGCATTGCCATTGAGATGAACTTCAAATGTTCTTCAAGCAGTTTActgtagttttgttttaatatttagtGCGAAAGCAGTCCCTAACACTTTCTTGCATCAAATCCAGCAGCCTCATCGTGCCGGCTCTTCTTTTCCTAACATGGCATGGTCTCTCCTTtcctatttctggcttactagacttaatgataccacacagttggatagttagtctcccctcactacgggggaacggtcctgatcggatttgaaccccggtctggTGGCTGTATGAAGAGAAACGGCGTTGTCGCCTCTATCACCACCTTCCGTAGATCGCTGCATCACGAATTTgcttccatgttttttttcgcttcggtAACGGTATTTTTACGATAAATGCTACCATCTTAGAAAGTCGTACGTATAAAAATAGAATCTTAAAAAAGTCATTTTTTTAGTGAAATTTTAAGAATTTCGCCTTCTTCGCGATAGGAAAGAGTTCAAATATTTGCAGCTGTAGTCCAAATCCATCGGAAGATCTAAAGATAAAAACTGTTTTAATAGACTTTTAAGCTGTACGGAATGCCGGGAAATCTCAATCATACACTTCAAGATTTAAGCAACGTTTTAAAACCTACTTATTGAAAAATTGCTCAAGCCGAATTGATGTACATCTAAtctactttatttatttacgttCAACGTCCAACACACATCCATTCCAATTCCAAAATTGAAGCCTCGACCTTTCGTTGTCACATTTATCCGATGCGTCCGCCCATCGATCGATCAAGGCAGGGTTAATCCTTACAACTGAGCCCTTAACAGTGAGATCAACGGTAACGTAAATACAGCGAAAATATGTGATTCTCTATTTGAGCCTTGCACTGTGCTATCTGTTTCTATCATCTGTACACCAACAAAACTAAAACGCTCCTTTTCCCTCTTTCTTCTGCTACTAATGTAGTTTCTCTGTACCAAGCAAGATCGCATTTGAAGGTGGGGGATCTTTCAGCGCCAACGCCTTTCTACGCCAGCTGTGGGAACTGGACGTTCATACAGTGCGTGAGCCAGTTTCGTGATTTTCGTGCTGTAGTAGAATCACTCGAGATATATCACCCATCTCTTGCCACGCGTCGCTGTAACCATCTTCCTCCGCCCCCTTTAGAAGAACTAGATTCGGATGActaccgccccccccccccccccccttagtATATTCCTTCACGAAACCAGAAATCAGATGTGTGCAGAAGCAAATAGCTCAAAAGTCCTTATTTTCGCCTTGTGTTTTCGTTTCAGATCCACTGTTATGTTCTAAAGCCCCCCTTACACCTGAGTGTGGTGTACTCCGTTTTGAAACTGAATGCGGCCAGTAGAGCCAATATTAGTAGAAGCAAACCTGCTACGAGCTTGTAGATTCGTAGGACAACTACttgtgaagtgtgtgtgtgtgtttgtgtgtctgtaaaAGTATAATAAGATAGGTTACATCGCCAAGTGTCCGGTGTGAACTGTGAATGAGGATGGTGTGTAGGGCAAGTTCGTTTAAAAACCCATCCCGAATCGCATCGTTTAGTTGACGAGCTGCTGACTTTCAAGCATAATATAGTGTCGTAAAACGTGGGGGATTTAAGGGCATATTTAGTTGTGTGGTGTTCGGTTGCCCGGTTTATCTGTGACCTAAAATCgctgtttgattgttttgatcATAATATATCGCAAAGTGTTGGTGTCGTGGGGTGTGTAGCCACTACCTCAGTAGCAAAAAGCCCGGCGATTGACCGGTAAGAAACATGTCCTCAGGAACGGCGGGAGGTGGCGCAGGAAGtggcggaggaggaggtggagcCGGCCTGGCTggcaatagtagtagtagcggcggtagtagcagcaccagcggCAGCAAGAAGCGGCTCGCCACGCTGAACGGCATCCCGGCGAGCGTCGACGACAAGACGAACGACTTTCTCTGCCCCATCTGCTTCGATATCATCAACGAGGCGTACATCACGCGATGCGGCCACACGTTCTGCCACCAGTGCATcgcgcgatcgatcgacgtCGCGAAAAAGTGCCCCAAGTGCAACTATCCGCTCGCGTCCCACGAGCACATTGTGCCGAACTTTCTGCTAAACGAGCTCATCACCAAGCACCGGTTGAAGGCGGGAAtttgcggtggtggtggtggtggtggtggtctccTGCATCGGCACAAATCCCTGCCCGGTGAAAACTCACCCCAGTTGCATGCGGGCGgtgtgggtggtggtggtggtgacgcGATGCCCGGCGGTGAAGGCGACACATTGAAGCACTTTCTGGCGACGGAATCGAAAAAGCTCTCCCTGTCGGACGTGAACGTGATGCTGGAGATACTGACGCAGCGCAAAACGCTGCTGGAAGCGGAATCGTGTGCCGCGCAAAACCGACTGCTGCACGAATTCTTGAAACATCTGCTGAAGCAgaaggaacagcagcagcagcacatcgcGAACGAGATCGCACTGATCCGGAACGATCTGCTCGACGTGGAGAAGGTGCTGAAGGACGTGCAGAGCAGCTGCCCGACGGTGGC from Anopheles stephensi strain Indian unplaced genomic scaffold, UCI_ANSTEP_V1.0 ucontig285, whole genome shotgun sequence encodes:
- the LOC118516392 gene encoding LOW QUALITY PROTEIN: alpha-ketoglutarate-dependent dioxygenase alkB homolog 6-like (The sequence of the model RefSeq protein was modified relative to this genomic sequence to represent the inferred CDS: inserted 1 base in 1 codon) → MNLKDFAVPNCPPSVYYVPDFITKEEECSIMQAIDKTPKPRWTQLSNRRLINYGGVPHPKGMIAEDIPAWLTRYIERVNQLNVYEDGIKANHVLINEYLPGQGIMPHLDGPLFYPTIXTISCGSHAVLEYYDQTEDSESPSNGPLVRHHVANIVLEPRSLLIVKDDMYHKYLHAIAELEQDVIDDKAANLSMLNSVSVGDVLQRTKRISLTIRHVPKTSKMKLKIF